The genomic region CGTCTCCAATTTCTTCAACCTCGGATTGACCCATCACAAGGATTATTTCGCGGACACTGTCCACATCAAGGAATTTTTCCAGGGAATGCTGGAGGATGGGTTTACCCTTGAGGAGAAGATAGGGCTTTTTTACGTCTCCGCCCATCCGCACGCCAATACCCGCGGCGGCCATTATTATAGATACGTGTGGCATCGTGTTGTAGGGTGCGTCTCGATGCACCGTGCCTGCTATACCCTCTCATAGGGATAGAACAGCTTCATGTATTCGTCCTGGGCGTAGCGGTCTGTCATACCGGCTATGTAGTCACAGATGCCTTGATAAACGCCCGCCTCTTTTACCCAGTACTGGGCATCCGGCGGCAGCTGCCTTGGGTTGGCGACATAAACCCTGAAGAGTTCTTCAACAAACCGTTTGGCCTTATCCGCCATGCGCATTACCCGGTAGTGCCGGTACACCCTTTCGTTAATGAAGTCCTGCAGTTTCTCTTTCTGCCGGGCCAGTTCCGGTGAGAACTGCACAATAGGCTCTTTGCACTTACGCACGTCCTGCACACCTCGTATACCGAGGTCTTCCAGCCTCCGCTGCGTATTATTTATCAGGTCGGTAACCTCAAGGTTTATGAGGAATATGATGGTCTGTGTCTTCTTGAATCCTTTGTCCAGGCCGTTCCACTTCTTTTCGACGTTTTCTGAGGCGTAGCGCCACAGTTCGACACTCTCCAGGTCGTCTTCGGTTATAAGTCCCGCTTTCAGGCTGTCATCGAGGTCATGGTTGTCGTACGCTATAGAGTCGGCGTTTTCCACCACCTGTGCCTCAAGGAGCGGCCTCTCTTCCGGATTGAATTCCGTGATTATATTCCCGGTGGAGCCGTGCTTCACGATAGATTCCCTCAGTTCCCAGCATAGGTTAAGCCCCGGGAATCCCGGGTAGCGTTTCTCCAACATGTCAACCACCCGCAGGCCGTGCAGGTTGTGTTCAAAACCCCCGTGGTCCCGCATGAGTTCGGACAGCGCCTCCTCACCGGAGTGGCCAAAAGGTGTGTGTCCAAGGTCGTGTGCCAGGCCAATGGCCTCAGCGAGGTCCTCATTCAGATTGAGGGCCCTGGTCACGGAGCGCGAGATCTGCGCCACCTCCATCGTGTGAGTAAGCCGGGTACGGTAGTAGTCTCCCTCGTGGTTCACAAAGACCTGGGTCTTGTATTCAAGCCGTCTGAAGGCGGTGGAATGGATAATACGGTCCTTATCTCTCTGGTAGACGCTCCGGTAGTCATGTTCTTCTTCCGGGTGTTTTCTGCCGAGAGAATCCCTGCTCTTCATGGCATAGCCGGCAAGTTCTCTTTCTTCCCGTTCTTCTATGTCTTTCCTGGTAATCACCTGTCACCGGCCTCAGAAGGACTCTTTAAGCCTCGTTAACAGCGTCGAGTTATACTGGGAGACAACCTTCGTGTCAGAAATGACGGGCATAAAATTGGTGTCGCCCGCCCATCTCGGCACTATGTGAAAATGAAGGTGCAGCAGGCCGGCCCCCGCCGAAACACCTATGTTTACCCCTATATTAAATCCGTCCGGTTTTATGTGCTGCCTCAAGGCCGTCTTTGTTCTCCCGATGAGTTTCATTATCCCCAGCATCTCCTTGTCGCTCAATTCATCGACGTCGCACTTGTGTTTGTTGGGTGCTACCATCAGGTGGCCGTAATTGTAGGGATATTTATTGAATATCAGAAAACATTCTTTTTCTCTGTGGACGACCAGGTTTTTATCGTCGTCGTCCTCCTCAATGACATGACAGAAGAAGCATCCCTTTTTCTCTGACTGGATATATTCTTGACGCCAGGGTGCCCAAAGATTTTTCATGATATCCCAATAACATTAAAACGGGCTAACGTGACAGTGAGGTAAAGGTCTTTTATCCACCACAAGAACTACAATCTTTGGATGTGCATGTGTCGCAAGAAGAACCGCCGCCGGAGGCGTTGTTGCCGCCGCCCATACCAAACACAGAAAAAACCTTCTCTGTCTTTTGCCCCCCACACTCCGGGCATTTGACAGACCTCTTTTGTGAGGGGCTGGAGAAATACTCCTCAAATCTGTGTGTACAGCCTGTGCAGTTGAATTCGTAAATGGGCACGGCCTTCAGTCACGATGGTTCTTGGTCAAGATTCTCTATTCTGTTAAATGGCCTTGCGCCTAAAGTCTCTCGAGCAGTTCTCTTTTCTTCTTTTCGTAATCCCTATCTGAAATCAGGCCTTCGTCCAGCAGGTTCCTGAGTTCCTTGAGTCGTTGCGGAACAGACCCGCCGGACTTTGATTCCCTCTTGAGGAGTTCCTTTTTCTTATAGCTATACTCTTCAGGCGAGATAAGGTCATCGTCCAGGAGTTCTTTCAGGTCCTTGAACTTCTGGTTCAGGCTCATTCCTTCCTCGGAGGAAGATTCATCCTCCGTGGGCTGGAAGCCTGAGATTGAACCGTCTGAAGACACAATCCCAACCCGTTCCTCCAGCTGCCTGAGTCTTTCTTCCAGTGCGGGGTTAGTATGCGCGAAGAACTCAAACCCCTTCTCCTGCCCTCGTTCAGCTAAGGGGGAGGCAGGTGTAGCTTCGAAGGTTTTTTCATGCAGGTTTATGACTACCCAGTTTCTGTGGCCCTGTTTGTAGCTATGGCCTTCGCCGAGCCCAAGCTCCCAGAAACCACTGCTCTTGATAGAAGTTGGGTCTTTTGTGGAACGACCTCTCCTTGGGGCGCTGCGTAGCATCCTTTTCGACCTCGATCGTACGCTGCTAAAGGCCAGGTTAATGTTATCTTCCGTAACGAACACGCAGAAGATTGTCTCCAAATCATCAAGGAGTGCCCTGTCACGTGGGACGTAAACATAGAGATATTCATCCGCGTTTGCCTTGGAAAGGGTGTCTGTAATAAGTGGAACCAGCGTCTCTATCTCTGTTTCATTGAAGATCTTTTTGCCCCCCTTTTTACCCAGTATTCCCTTTTCTCTGTAGTAGAGTGAGCGCAGGATATTGCTCAGCTTTTCTTCTCTTATAATATACGGCTGGCTGAACGGAGGAGACGCGCCCCTTAACTTCTTTGCGTTTTTCAGCTCTACGTACGTATCCCCGTCCTTGAATACCTTGTCAGAGTCTGCCTGGATACTACCGGTCGGAAGGACAATCAATATGAGGCTGAAAAAAGCGGCCCTAACCACTGCAGCAATAAAACTTACTATCATCTTCTCTTTTTGGATATTTTCTTTCTGGACACAGCCTTTCTCGCCTTGGCATATAAGGATTCCATGTATGCGACCGTCTTCGTCAGACCATGTTTCTTGGCCTTGAAGCGTACGGCCTCCAGGGTCCTGCCAAGCTTTTTGGCCAGTTTCGTGGTTTCTGTAACCGGGTACTCTTCTCTGAGTTTAGAGATCTCTGACACCGTCCACTTTTTCAGACGCTTAAGTCTTGAAACTTTCCTTGTTCTTTTTGCCTTTGTTTTTGCCTTTGCCTTTGATTTTACTTTTGATTTTGTTTTTGCTTTTGCCATAGTGTTTGTGCCGAAGCGCCCATAGACCTCTAAAGATTTATAATCACCCACAACACTTAACATACACCCCTATTACTTGTCAAGGAAAAACTAAATGATGACATAAGAGCCAACAATCGCAGGGTTTGGGTGTTTTTCCCCTTGAAAGACCGTGCCGCAGTATGTAGAATCTGTCGAAGGAGAAAACCGTCTTGAAGGCTACCGTTATAACACTTTTGAGAATATTGCTGGTATTCGTAATTGCAGTGCTTTTTGGGCACGGGTTCGCCTTTGACGCGATAGCTACACTCCTTATTGTCTGTGTCATAGCAATGGACGGCCTTGACGGATATATAGCCCGCAGGTATGGTGAGACGTCTAAACAGGGTGCCGTATTGGACATCCTGGGTGACCGGATAGTAGAAAACGTGCTGTGGATATATTTTGCCTGTGTTGGAGAGTACTCCTTTTGGATACCGATTATAGTAATTACAAGGGCTGCGGTGGTTGATAATATAAGGAGTCTCGCCCTTGCCCAGGGTCTAACCGCCTTTGGAGAAACAACCATGCAGAAGGAGGGGTGGGCCAGGTTTCTCGTCAGCTCAAACTGGAGCCGTGGCCTCTACGCCCTCGCTAAGTGCGTTTGCTTCGCCTACATTGGCCTGATGGTTACTATAGGAAATGCCAACGTTTCGGTGGCCTGGATCGATTATATGATAACCATAAAGTTCGTGCTTATCTATGGCACTGTGGCTATGTGTTTGTTACGTGGGCTGCCTGTTATCTGGGAAGGGCGCAGGTACATCTTCGAGAACCGCCTAAAAGAGACCTCTTAGGCCACATGAAAAAGGCCGCTATCTTTGACATAGACAACACCATCCTGAAGAGGCACTCCTCCGAGCGCATCTTCATCAGATACCTGATGCGACGGAGCATTGTTACTGCCCGGGATATCGTTCGCTCTGTGTTTACTTTCCTGACGAAACTAATCAGCCTGAACGGCATCTTCATCAAGAACAACAAATCCTATTTGAAGGGAAAGGACGCAGCGGTACTGGAGAAAGAGGCGGTAAAGTGTTTCCAAAAGGAGATAATGCCTCTGATATCTGCGAAAGCCCTTAAAGAGATGCAGGAGAAGAAGGAATCCGGTTACAGCATTATTCTCCTGTCGGGCACACTTGACATACTGGCAAAGCAGTTTAAGGAGTCTTGCGGGGCTGACGTAGCTATAGGAACAAACCTTCAGAGGGTAGACGGCCTGCTCACGGGCGAACTCCAGAGCACTCATGTCTACGGCCACGGCAAGGCCAAGACACTGGAAGACCTCGCCTTAAAAATGGAAATAGACCTGAAGAATTCCTATGCCTACGCTGACCACTTTTCTGATATAGAATTCCTCAGCATGGTTGGCAACCCCGTTGCGGTAAATCCGCATCTGGGCCTGAGAATCTATGCAAAAATAAAGGGTTGGCCCGTCATTGATTTCTAGAGACCGTCACGAGTCCTAAAAATCTTCAAGGATAAAGCCGCTCTTTTTCTCTTCCACAACGCCGCCTTTCTCTACTATGACTTCCTCCTCCCCCACAATGATCAGTTCTTCTTTTTTCTTTGCTTGTTCAGCTCGAGCACGTTCTCTCCTGGCGGCTGCTGCTGCCCTCTTTTTCCTTCTCGCTTCCGCCCTTGCTTCCGCTTCCGCTTCCGCCCTTATCCCGGATTCGGGCCGCGGCGCCAGTCGCTCTATTTTTATTATCTTGTCTCTGGGTATCTCCTGTATTTGTACCTCTTCTTCTATCTGGCTTCTCAGCCTTTCCTCCAGGCGTTTTCGCCTCTGTTCGGCAACTTCCGCCTTCTGCTTCTTGCCCAGTTGACCCACCTTTATGTTCAGCGATTCGGTATATTCACGTAATTTAACGACGGACCCCTTTAATGATTCCTGGTAGGAAACCAGCTCAAGTTGCATCTTCTCCATACCTGCCTGTTTTTCTTCCAAAAAAGTCAGCCTTCGGTCTGTCGACGTGTCTTTGGCAAGTTCTTCCACGTTCTCCATAATTTCCTCGTTGGTTTCCTCAATGGTCCCAATCCTTTCAATCACTACTGCCAGCTGTTGTTCCACGGCGTCCATCCTCGTAGTTCTACTACCGCCACCACCGAAACAACCTGAGACAAGCACTGCCAGGATAACGCATAAAGGCGTTCTCATCGATCTCTACTCCTTTAGTGTTTTGTTATTGTATATTGCAAATTCCTTTTTCGCCTCTTTCTTGAGACCCTGCTTATGATAGCATAAGCCCAGGTTCTTGTGGGCCTCGGCCAGACTGGGATCTATTTCTAACGCCTTCTTATAGTAAGAAACGGCCTTTTTCAGGATGCCTCTTTTGTCGTACACCAGGCCGAGCCCCACATAGGCATTCCCCAGCGCCGGGTCTAATTCAATGGCTTTTTCATATTCTGTAATGGCGCTCTCCAGCAGCCCTTCTTCTAACATAATATCAGCTATATTGTAATGCATCAAAGCTTTGCTTTTCTTCCGACTATACATATTGGCGGCGTTTCTGTAGACGAGAGTGGCCTCATCGTACCTTGCCGTGCGCACATAACACGTCCCAAGCCTTTCATACAACCCCGCCAGGACGGGCTTGAGCTCCAGGGACCTTTCCCAATATCTAAAGGCCTCCTCGAACATGCTCTTACCATAGTATTCAAGTCCCTGCTCATCATAGCCCGTAATTACGGAAAGCCTTAACTCCAGTGTTTTGAGCAATTCACTTACGGCCAGTTCCGTCATATACTTCTTGGAATAGATGGACGCGAGGTGGTCGTGTATCTCAGCCTTTTGTAGATACCTGTTTTCGTCGAAGAACCCCAGCGCCTGCTCGTAATTGGCGATGGCTTCTTCCAATCTTGCCGCGTCCTCATCAATCATCGCCTTACCTTTATACGCACTGGCGAGATTAGGGTTCAGGCCCAGCGCCCTGTCAAACTCAAGGTCCGCTGCTTCCGCCATGCCTTTCCTGTAATATGCGCGCCCTAAATTCATGTGCAGTCTGGCTGACGACGGGACGGTCCCCATGGCTGTGCGGTATTCCCTGATAGCATCGTCCAGCCTGTTCTGTCCCACATATACTATACCACGGTTGTTGTGGACGCTTGCCCTCCCGGTCGATGACTCCAGCACCTTGTTATACTGCTCCATTGCCTTGTCAAGCATATCCATTTTCAAGTATACATTTCCCAGAAGGAGCTCGGCCTCTTCGTTGCCCGGGTAGAGTAGCGCAACCTTCCCGGCCTCTCTAAGTGCGCTTTCAGGGTCATTCTCCTTGATAAGTATTTTTACCAAATCAAGCCGCGCCCCCAAAAGGGTAGGATTAATCTCGAGGGCCTTTTTCAACTCGAATTGCGCCTCCTCGATGTCACCCTTCTTCAAATATGCCTGTGCCATCGTCAGGTGAATCTTTTGTGAAGCTTTGTCAAAAGTATCGGCCTGGAGTAATTCATTGAAAGAAGAACATGCCTCCTCCAGAGCATCTCTCTCAATCCTGGCACCCGGCATGCTGCCCGCCTCAAGGCAGTGGACGATCAGACTCCTCCACTGTTCCAGGGCCTTAACCTTGTCTCCCATTGAGGAATAGCTCTCCGCCAGCTCTCGTTCCCTTGAGACAGTTTCCATCAGCACTTCCACTGACGTGGCCTTATGAGACGGCTCTGCCTCCGGCACGGTGGCCCGCGCAAAGTTCGGGTCTAGCTCCAGCACCCTTTTGAATCTTGACATTGCCTCACCATACTCTCCCACCCTGTAGTAAGCAAGGGCCATCTGGCTGTTAGCCATGGCCAGTCTACGGGCAGGTGCGTCAGGTCCGTAGTAGCTTATGCCCTTTTTGTACTCAGAGACGGCCTCTTCCAACATTCCCATTTCATAGTAAACGTCCGCCAGGTAGTGATGTACTTCCGCCATGTCAGGGTTTAGTTCTGAGGCCTTCGTCAACTTCTTCAGGGCCTCGTCCAACATGCCCTCCTCCGTGTATGCATGTCCCAGGTTAACGTAAGCAATATCGAGGTTCGGGTTAAGCTCTACCGCATCCTTATACTTGGAAATGGCCTGTTCACGCATTCCCATGAGCCAGTAGGCATTGCCAAGGTTATTATGCACGTCTGCATAGTTTCCGTCGACCTCTATGGCTTCTTTATACTGTAGAAGGGCCTCCTCAACCTTTCCATTATCCATGAACACATTGCCCCGGGCGCTGCGGGCCTCTACATACGCCGGATTGATACTCAACGCCCTTTTGAACTCCTCGGTCGCTTTGTCCTGCTCACCATTCTCGTAGTGGGCTATTCCAAGGTTAAAGTGCATTTTCGCGGAGTCGGGCCTGACCGCTACGGCCTTTTTGAACTCTCGGGTCGCTTCGTCCAGCCTGCCGCTTTCATAGTGGTCAATCCCGCGATAGTTATGATAACTGGAAACGCCATAGTCGCTGGTTTCAGTGGTACAGGAGGAAACAAACAGGGCGGCAAAAATAGGCATCAGGCTAAGAATCCCAAGAGACTTCATAATCAACTCGCTGGGAAATAATACGAAAGGAAAGAAACGCTCTAAAGCGTAAAATAACGGTTTCCCTAAAAGTAGTTCAACGTGTCTTTTCCAGCTTTAGCGTTATTGTTTCTATAGTAACTGCCTCACTCCTAGCTGGCTTTTTGATAAGGCCGTAATAAACATTCACCGTAATAGCAACAATGGTTAACACTATAATTGCGGGGATAAAACCGCATTTCATCAACTTTGTCAACGTCTACACCCCACTTTATCCGTGGTGTCCGGCACAGAGCCTGAACATTCCTGAGTACTAAGGGTAATCTGTCCTTTATCCCTCTACAGACCCTATTCGGCTTCCTCCGTTACTTCCACATCCCCCTCGACGGCTACTTCTTCTACTTCTTCTACTTCTTCGGCCTCTCCACCTTCTTCGGCCTCTGCACTTTCTTCAGCCTCTCCACCTTCTTCGGCCTCTGCACTTTCTTCAGCCTCTCCACCTTCTTCGGCCTCTGCTGTCTCCTCGGTGCCCGCTACCGCGGTGTTTTCTACAAGTGCATGGCTCAGCCACTCGTCGAAACCCTTGGGGTTTGCCAGATACATAACTGTAATCAACAGGCAAATACCCGATGCCAGGCATATCACAACAAAAAAGGCACCGGTTACCCTGCTTACAATGCCGGAACTCATTACCTTTCCCGATACTTCCTGAAGCCCGTCTAACAACGAATTTAACATGTCACCCTCCCACCAAGCCTTATTCGTGAAGTCTGTACCACCGTATCTTTTTCAGATGGTGATTGTTCTTTCACTTCACCCCGCTTGAGTTTGAAAAAGACTTCCCAAACAGCTCCCGCCAGAGGCCATAAAACACGTATTATCTATGTTTTACGATACATCCGTATTTTACGCGCATGGCTTGCTATATTGCGCACAAAATAACATCCCGTATGGCGGTTGTCAAGGAGTTAAATACAGCCCACAGCGCGGATAAGGTATGCCCATTAGGTGTAATCGCTCCGGTGGTCCCGTCACCTCCGGAGTCGTTCCAGCATGGACCAATATTATATTAGAGGCCTAAACTGCGGAGAGTAAATGTTTATTGATAAAAGTCAAAGAAGATGAGCTCAAAAGCCATTCCCATTATACAGCAGGCGACCATTGTGGTCGTACCCGCCTTTAGCCATACCCTCATAGTGATGGGATACTTGGTCCTCTCGCTCACGGCGACAGTGACTATATTGGCGGTAGAACCTATCGGGGTGCCGTTGCCGCCGAAGCCCACACCCATAGCCAGTGCCCACCACAGGGGCATTACGGCGACACCCTCCGTCTCTAAGTGCTGTATTACGGGTACCATGGCAATGGTGAATGGGATGTTGTCTACAATGGCAGAACTTATCGCCGCCACCCAGAATAGCATGGCGCACGTAAGCATGGGGTTTGAATGTGCATGAGCGGCAATCTTGCTACCCAGTATCTCCAGCACGCCGGCCTTTTCTATACCACCTACGCATATAAAGAGCGCGATAAAGAACAACAACACGCTCCAGTGTACCTCCATCAACGCCTCATCAGGGTTCGGCCGGACCCAAATCAGGGCGATGGCGACACCAAACATGGCAATGCTCGAGGGAAACAGGCCAAGCTTGCTCTGGAAAAAGAACAGCCCGATAATAATCCCCAGGGCAATCAGCACCTTCTTCAGAGAAGCCATGTCCGTAATTGCCCCTCTCGCGTTCATCTTCAGGAGCCCTTCAATATTCTTTGGCTTTTGGGACAGTTCCTTCCACAATACCAATCTGAGTACAAGCAGACATACCACCCAGCTTAGAAGTACGGGTGGACCAAGATGTATGATAAACGAGTTGAAGCTCAGTCCCGTAACAGACCCTATAATCATATTCGGCGGGTCACCGACCAGCGTGGCGACACCGCCCACGTCTGAAAGCAAGGCCTCGGACAGAAGAACCGGGATGGGATTAATGCCTATTATCTCGCATATGGCGACAGTCACAGGGGCTATCACCACCACAGTGGTAACGTTATCAATCATCATTGATACTACGGTTGTAACAACGCCGAGGAGTATGGTCAGGCGCCACGGGTCACCCATCGTCTTTTTTGCGGTGATAATGGCAAGGTATTCAAAGAAGCCTGTCTTCTTAAGCATGCCCACAATGACCATCATCGCAAAAAGCAGGCCTATCGTGTACCAGTCTATTGCCGCTACTGCCTCGCTCTGGGAATAAAAACCCATCCAGTGCCCTACGAAGCCCATGGCAACCGCGCCACAGATTCCGGCTATGGTCCGGTGAACCTTCTCGGAGAGGATGGCAATGTAAGTAACGCCAAAGATTCCACATGCCAGAATTATCGGGAGGGGGATCTTCTCCAGGCTCTCATATTTTGATGCGAGAAGATATCCTATGCCGGCGGCTACGACTATTACAAGACAATAGCCGGCAAGACGTAACAAGGAGGAGTTCTGGAGGACCCTCAGCGAGGTCTGCATTTTTTCCTACCCTCAAGTACCCAGTATCAAAGAAGTCGTACCAAGAAAAAGGCTCTAGAAGATAACATCAGAAACAGACTTTGTCAATAAAATATGGCCGGTTGAACACTTCGGAAATCTATTACGCGGCTGGGACCACCTCTATATATCTTTATATATTTTGTTTGTAGCCATGGATTTGACAAGATATATAATGGCCAACCGTTACTTGTCACCCTTTATTTCATGGGCGCCCTCGCCGGAAGGTTTTTTAAGCGTCTCTTCTCGCCCCCAGTTATCCATTGGAAACTCCTCTTCCAATATATCCTCTTCGTCATACTCCCCGGTTTCGGGGTATATTTCCTCCGGCCTCTGTTCCTGCGTGGTTGACTCCCCGCCTTCCTCCTCTTCCGCAGCCATCCCAATCACTCCCGTTCCCGATACCTGTAAGAATGGTTCACTCCACAACTTACCCTCAAGGCCGCAGGTCAGCAAAACCGCCGCAAGAAAACAGGAAATCAACCTTCCTTTGCACATACCTTTTCTTCTCTCTTCTTCCACCCGCGGGGTCTCCCGTTGTGTGGGCGTGGGTCGGCTGGATCGTTATTTCCATACGACCCAGAGGAATATACACGATGACACTACAGCGACTATTGTAAACGGAAGTCCTACCTTGACAAATTCCATAAAGGTTACCTGGACACCCCGTTTTCTAAGGATTCCGATGGCCACAATATTAGCAGAGGCTCCGACCGGGGTAATATTGCCACCGAGACAGGCGCCCACCAGCAGCCCGAACAATAACAGCATCGGTGAACTCTGCATATCCTGCCCAAGTTGCTGTGACACGGGGATCATCGCCAGGAGAAAAGGAACATTGTCAATAAAAGCGGAAAACACTACGGACAAAAACACTATCATAACAAATGTGCCAAAGACGCTGTTGCCGCTAATGCCCCGTATAAAAACCGCGATATCGTCTATCCATCCGGCGGAAATCAGTCCGCCAACAATAATAAATATCCCCATCAGGAAAAGGGTGGTGTCCCAGTCGAGGACTTTAACAAACTCCCTCATGCTGTCTCCCGATGTGGCCTTATACCACACCAGCCCAAATATGCCGAACACCATGCATATCAAACCAGCCATATATCCAAACCCCGGGTCGAGAAATGACGACAACGCCAGGGCAACCATAAGAAGCACCAGCATCCACGTCGGTACCCACGAGGTAACCTTTTCCACCTCTATCACGCCCACCGGCTGCTGGAACCTTCTAAACAAGAAATAGAGGACAAAGAATGACGCTACCGCCCCTATCTCAACCGCGAAGAATATGCTGGGCCTGCCCTGATAGAAGAAGAAGTCGTTAAAGGTCATCCCCGTCCAGCCCGCCAGGATCATACTCGGGGGGTCACCGATAAGTGTCGCCGTGCCCTGGAGGTTAGAACATATCGCCAGGGCGATGATAAACAGGCTCGGGTTTACATCCAGCCTGTCCGCA from Candidatus Bathyanammoxibius amoris harbors:
- a CDS encoding deoxyguanosinetriphosphate triphosphohydrolase, which encodes MITRKDIEEREERELAGYAMKSRDSLGRKHPEEEHDYRSVYQRDKDRIIHSTAFRRLEYKTQVFVNHEGDYYRTRLTHTMEVAQISRSVTRALNLNEDLAEAIGLAHDLGHTPFGHSGEEALSELMRDHGGFEHNLHGLRVVDMLEKRYPGFPGLNLCWELRESIVKHGSTGNIITEFNPEERPLLEAQVVENADSIAYDNHDLDDSLKAGLITEDDLESVELWRYASENVEKKWNGLDKGFKKTQTIIFLINLEVTDLINNTQRRLEDLGIRGVQDVRKCKEPIVQFSPELARQKEKLQDFINERVYRHYRVMRMADKAKRFVEELFRVYVANPRQLPPDAQYWVKEAGVYQGICDYIAGMTDRYAQDEYMKLFYPYERV
- a CDS encoding HIT domain-containing protein encodes the protein MKNLWAPWRQEYIQSEKKGCFFCHVIEEDDDDKNLVVHREKECFLIFNKYPYNYGHLMVAPNKHKCDVDELSDKEMLGIMKLIGRTKTALRQHIKPDGFNIGVNIGVSAGAGLLHLHFHIVPRWAGDTNFMPVISDTKVVSQYNSTLLTRLKESF
- a CDS encoding SHOCT domain-containing protein, translated to MIVSFIAAVVRAAFFSLILIVLPTGSIQADSDKVFKDGDTYVELKNAKKLRGASPPFSQPYIIREEKLSNILRSLYYREKGILGKKGGKKIFNETEIETLVPLITDTLSKANADEYLYVYVPRDRALLDDLETIFCVFVTEDNINLAFSSVRSRSKRMLRSAPRRGRSTKDPTSIKSSGFWELGLGEGHSYKQGHRNWVVINLHEKTFEATPASPLAERGQEKGFEFFAHTNPALEERLRQLEERVGIVSSDGSISGFQPTEDESSSEEGMSLNQKFKDLKELLDDDLISPEEYSYKKKELLKRESKSGGSVPQRLKELRNLLDEGLISDRDYEKKKRELLERL
- a CDS encoding CDP-alcohol phosphatidyltransferase family protein, with product MKATVITLLRILLVFVIAVLFGHGFAFDAIATLLIVCVIAMDGLDGYIARRYGETSKQGAVLDILGDRIVENVLWIYFACVGEYSFWIPIIVITRAAVVDNIRSLALAQGLTAFGETTMQKEGWARFLVSSNWSRGLYALAKCVCFAYIGLMVTIGNANVSVAWIDYMITIKFVLIYGTVAMCLLRGLPVIWEGRRYIFENRLKETS
- a CDS encoding HAD-IB family hydrolase; its protein translation is MKKAAIFDIDNTILKRHSSERIFIRYLMRRSIVTARDIVRSVFTFLTKLISLNGIFIKNNKSYLKGKDAAVLEKEAVKCFQKEIMPLISAKALKEMQEKKESGYSIILLSGTLDILAKQFKESCGADVAIGTNLQRVDGLLTGELQSTHVYGHGKAKTLEDLALKMEIDLKNSYAYADHFSDIEFLSMVGNPVAVNPHLGLRIYAKIKGWPVIDF
- a CDS encoding tetratricopeptide repeat protein; translated protein: MKSLGILSLMPIFAALFVSSCTTETSDYGVSSYHNYRGIDHYESGRLDEATREFKKAVAVRPDSAKMHFNLGIAHYENGEQDKATEEFKRALSINPAYVEARSARGNVFMDNGKVEEALLQYKEAIEVDGNYADVHNNLGNAYWLMGMREQAISKYKDAVELNPNLDIAYVNLGHAYTEEGMLDEALKKLTKASELNPDMAEVHHYLADVYYEMGMLEEAVSEYKKGISYYGPDAPARRLAMANSQMALAYYRVGEYGEAMSRFKRVLELDPNFARATVPEAEPSHKATSVEVLMETVSRERELAESYSSMGDKVKALEQWRSLIVHCLEAGSMPGARIERDALEEACSSFNELLQADTFDKASQKIHLTMAQAYLKKGDIEEAQFELKKALEINPTLLGARLDLVKILIKENDPESALREAGKVALLYPGNEEAELLLGNVYLKMDMLDKAMEQYNKVLESSTGRASVHNNRGIVYVGQNRLDDAIREYRTAMGTVPSSARLHMNLGRAYYRKGMAEAADLEFDRALGLNPNLASAYKGKAMIDEDAARLEEAIANYEQALGFFDENRYLQKAEIHDHLASIYSKKYMTELAVSELLKTLELRLSVITGYDEQGLEYYGKSMFEEAFRYWERSLELKPVLAGLYERLGTCYVRTARYDEATLVYRNAANMYSRKKSKALMHYNIADIMLEEGLLESAITEYEKAIELDPALGNAYVGLGLVYDKRGILKKAVSYYKKALEIDPSLAEAHKNLGLCYHKQGLKKEAKKEFAIYNNKTLKE
- a CDS encoding ArsB/NhaD family transporter; this translates as MQTSLRVLQNSSLLRLAGYCLVIVVAAGIGYLLASKYESLEKIPLPIILACGIFGVTYIAILSEKVHRTIAGICGAVAMGFVGHWMGFYSQSEAVAAIDWYTIGLLFAMMVIVGMLKKTGFFEYLAIITAKKTMGDPWRLTILLGVVTTVVSMMIDNVTTVVVIAPVTVAICEIIGINPIPVLLSEALLSDVGGVATLVGDPPNMIIGSVTGLSFNSFIIHLGPPVLLSWVVCLLVLRLVLWKELSQKPKNIEGLLKMNARGAITDMASLKKVLIALGIIIGLFFFQSKLGLFPSSIAMFGVAIALIWVRPNPDEALMEVHWSVLLFFIALFICVGGIEKAGVLEILGSKIAAHAHSNPMLTCAMLFWVAAISSAIVDNIPFTIAMVPVIQHLETEGVAVMPLWWALAMGVGFGGNGTPIGSTANIVTVAVSERTKYPITMRVWLKAGTTTMVACCIMGMAFELIFFDFYQ
- a CDS encoding SLC13 family permease, with amino-acid sequence MEKYFSLFVFVLSYAGFIMFPARRAYCACAGALALLLFGAIGPWEAVEAINWNVMGIFVGTLVVAELFMFSKMPAYLAEHLVNRSSNTCVAMLFVCGLTSIMSAFTENVATVLIAAPIALAIADRLDVNPSLFIIALAICSNLQGTATLIGDPPSMILAGWTGMTFNDFFFYQGRPSIFFAVEIGAVASFFVLYFLFRRFQQPVGVIEVEKVTSWVPTWMLVLLMVALALSSFLDPGFGYMAGLICMVFGIFGLVWYKATSGDSMREFVKVLDWDTTLFLMGIFIIVGGLISAGWIDDIAVFIRGISGNSVFGTFVMIVFLSVVFSAFIDNVPFLLAMIPVSQQLGQDMQSSPMLLLFGLLVGACLGGNITPVGASANIVAIGILRKRGVQVTFMEFVKVGLPFTIVAVVSSCIFLWVVWK